The Paenibacillus sophorae genome has a segment encoding these proteins:
- a CDS encoding ABC transporter ATP-binding protein, with product MPELLEVSGLRTEFKTSGGMIRAVDGVDLRIKKGETLGIVGESGCGKSITSLSIMQLLPPKIGRISAGEIRFEGRDLLKASRREMRGIRGNRIAMIFQEPMTSLNPVFKIGKQISEAARYHLKIGKKEAWKRSVEMLTKVGIPRPEKIADQYPHQLSGGMRQRVMIAMAMICNPKLLIADEPTTALDVTIQAQILDLMRELQETEGTSILMITHDLGVVAEMCDRVVIMYAGQVVEETDVATLFSSPKHPYTQGLLASLPQLAGDADRLQSIPGQVPNPLHMPSGCRFAPRCPHRFERCEQAEPQLLEDEAGHSCRCFLYEKREALS from the coding sequence ATGCCCGAACTGCTGGAAGTATCCGGACTGAGAACGGAATTTAAGACCTCCGGAGGGATGATCCGGGCGGTAGACGGCGTCGATCTTCGCATCAAAAAAGGCGAGACGCTCGGCATTGTAGGCGAATCGGGCTGCGGCAAGAGCATTACTTCGCTGTCGATCATGCAGCTGCTTCCCCCGAAGATCGGCCGGATTTCGGCCGGAGAGATCCGTTTTGAGGGCAGAGATCTCCTGAAAGCCAGCCGCCGGGAGATGCGCGGCATTCGGGGCAACCGGATCGCGATGATCTTTCAGGAGCCAATGACCTCGCTGAATCCCGTCTTCAAGATCGGCAAGCAAATCTCCGAGGCCGCCAGGTACCATTTGAAGATCGGTAAAAAAGAAGCCTGGAAGCGCTCGGTCGAGATGCTGACCAAGGTGGGCATCCCGCGGCCGGAAAAAATTGCGGATCAGTATCCGCACCAGCTGTCCGGCGGCATGCGCCAGCGCGTCATGATTGCCATGGCGATGATCTGTAACCCGAAGCTGCTGATTGCCGACGAGCCCACAACCGCGCTGGATGTCACCATTCAGGCCCAAATTCTCGATCTGATGCGGGAATTGCAGGAAACGGAAGGGACCTCGATCCTGATGATTACCCATGATCTAGGCGTTGTCGCCGAAATGTGCGACCGTGTCGTGATCATGTATGCCGGTCAGGTGGTGGAAGAGACGGACGTCGCCACCTTATTCAGCAGCCCGAAGCATCCGTATACCCAGGGGCTGCTGGCTTCGCTGCCTCAGCTCGCGGGAGACGCGGATCGTCTGCAGTCCATCCCGGGACAGGTTCCGAACCCGCTGCATATGCCTTCCGGCTGCCGGTTCGCCCCGCGCTGTCCTCACCGGTTCGAGCGCTGCGAACAGGCTGAACCGCAGCTGCTTGAAGATGAAGCGGGACATTCCTGCCGGTGTTTCCTATATGAGAAGCGGGAGGCGTTGTCATGA
- a CDS encoding ABC transporter ATP-binding protein, which yields MTTLLEVRDLKKHYPIRKGLFSKLTGAVKAVDGVNLTVLRGETLAVVGESGCGKSTTGRAILRLIEPTDGEILFDGTDVRSLGPEALRRMRTQMQMVFQDPYASLDPRWTVRQTLEEPFATHMPELAGAELKDRVAELMEVVGLSPYHAHRYPHEFSGGQRQRIGIARALAMNPKFVVCDEPVSALDVSIQAQVLGLMQDLQERFGLTYMFISHDLSVVKLISDRVAVMYLGKVVELAPTKDLFANPLHPYTKALMSAVPVPNPAQRRERVILRGDVPSPENPPPGCAFHTRCPVATDICRQEVPALREISPGTQAACHLV from the coding sequence ATGACCACGCTCTTGGAAGTTCGCGATTTAAAGAAACACTACCCGATCCGCAAAGGTCTGTTCTCCAAGCTGACCGGGGCCGTAAAGGCGGTGGACGGCGTCAACCTGACCGTGCTGCGGGGCGAGACGCTGGCCGTGGTCGGCGAGTCGGGCTGCGGCAAGTCTACGACCGGCCGGGCAATTCTACGGCTGATCGAGCCGACAGACGGTGAAATTTTGTTCGACGGCACCGATGTGCGCTCGCTCGGACCGGAAGCGCTCCGGCGAATGCGTACGCAAATGCAGATGGTATTCCAAGACCCGTATGCTTCACTGGACCCGCGCTGGACCGTCAGGCAGACACTGGAGGAGCCATTTGCAACGCATATGCCGGAGCTGGCCGGGGCGGAACTGAAGGACCGCGTCGCGGAGCTGATGGAGGTGGTAGGGCTTTCCCCTTACCACGCCCATAGGTACCCCCATGAGTTCTCAGGCGGGCAGCGCCAGCGGATCGGCATTGCCCGGGCGCTGGCCATGAACCCGAAGTTTGTAGTCTGCGACGAGCCGGTGTCCGCGCTGGACGTGTCGATTCAGGCGCAGGTGCTAGGCCTTATGCAGGATTTGCAGGAACGGTTCGGGCTGACCTATATGTTCATCTCGCATGACTTGTCCGTTGTCAAGCTCATCAGCGACCGGGTGGCCGTTATGTATCTGGGTAAAGTGGTGGAGCTTGCGCCGACCAAGGATTTGTTCGCGAATCCGCTGCATCCGTATACGAAAGCGCTCATGTCAGCGGTCCCGGTGCCGAATCCGGCCCAAAGACGAGAGCGTGTGATTCTGCGGGGAGATGTTCCAAGCCCTGAGAATCCGCCGCCGGGCTGCGCCTTTCATACCCGCTGCCCGGTAGCGACGGATATTTGCCGGCAGGAGGTTCCTGCGCTCCGAGAGATTTCTCCCGGGACGCAGGCAGCTTGCCATCTTGTGTGA
- a CDS encoding GNAT family N-acetyltransferase, which yields MKHITVRKAEIDDIAGLSELFIDFIGKESNLTAMKKQLEVISANPNYYVAVACDGNKLIGTSMGIACYDLVGSCNSFLLIENVVVLPQYQGQGVGKVLMKALEDFGEINHCKYVILVSESKRESSHKFYESIGYTTDQRGFKKQLMKHV from the coding sequence TTGAAACATATAACAGTTAGAAAAGCCGAAATCGATGATATTGCAGGACTTTCCGAATTGTTCATTGACTTTATCGGCAAAGAGTCTAATCTAACCGCAATGAAAAAACAGCTTGAAGTCATATCCGCTAATCCTAACTATTACGTTGCAGTCGCCTGCGACGGGAATAAACTTATTGGTACTTCGATGGGAATAGCTTGTTACGACCTTGTTGGCAGTTGCAATTCTTTTCTGTTGATAGAAAACGTGGTCGTGTTGCCTCAATACCAGGGTCAGGGTGTAGGAAAAGTGCTAATGAAAGCGCTTGAGGATTTTGGAGAAATCAATCATTGCAAATATGTCATACTGGTATCCGAAAGCAAACGTGAATCATCACATAAATTTTACGAATCCATTGGGTATACAACCGACCAGAGAGGGTTTAAAAAACAATTAATGAAGCATGTTTAG
- a CDS encoding MFS transporter, with product MQLLTVFIGFLIFGFSENIKGPAIPRIQLELGLDEMRIGTLLSLNSLGYLLACSFTAYLIRKIGIKTVCLLSFGSMVVSGVLIFLSRSYPALSGSFFLMYVGNGMLEIGLAVLGARIFVRNTGTMMNLSHFFYGLSSTVAPMIASGLMTLSIGGRAIDWRDVYLLILSLAVLPMIPAIAGKFPSSGNSEDDRIPLRTIAADPVIWMLIAILSFGVISEMAVGGWLVNFLEKAYGWNGTTAAGMLSVFFLCFTFARLFLGPVTDKIGFTLSVIVFSALSGLLTFAAIAVGEPGAFLFAAAGIGIAPIYPTVMALIAQRYRKGGDTAITFIVTLMGVSSVIGNYVIGAIITGIKNIVTSSHGAESGLLLGLQAGYVFIGLCALLCSLSAVPLYRYLKKRGELL from the coding sequence ATGCAGCTGCTCACCGTCTTTATCGGATTTCTGATCTTCGGCTTCTCCGAAAATATTAAAGGCCCTGCCATTCCCCGCATCCAGCTGGAACTGGGTCTCGACGAAATGCGCATCGGCACGCTGCTGTCGCTGAACTCGCTCGGCTATTTGCTGGCCTGCTCCTTTACCGCCTACCTGATCCGGAAAATCGGCATTAAGACGGTCTGCCTGCTGTCGTTCGGTTCCATGGTCGTGTCCGGAGTGCTGATCTTCTTGTCCCGCAGCTATCCGGCGCTCTCCGGCTCCTTCTTTCTGATGTATGTCGGCAACGGAATGCTGGAAATCGGTCTGGCCGTGCTCGGCGCGCGGATTTTTGTCCGCAATACCGGGACGATGATGAATCTCTCCCACTTCTTCTACGGACTCAGCTCAACGGTGGCGCCGATGATTGCATCGGGCCTGATGACGCTGTCGATCGGCGGGCGGGCTATCGATTGGCGGGATGTTTATCTGCTCATTCTGTCACTGGCCGTCCTGCCAATGATTCCGGCGATTGCGGGTAAATTCCCAAGCAGTGGCAATTCAGAGGATGACCGGATTCCGCTGCGAACGATCGCTGCCGATCCCGTGATCTGGATGCTGATCGCCATTCTGTCCTTCGGCGTTATTTCCGAAATGGCCGTCGGCGGCTGGCTGGTCAATTTCCTGGAAAAAGCCTACGGCTGGAACGGAACCACCGCGGCGGGCATGCTGTCCGTCTTCTTCCTCTGCTTCACCTTCGCCCGGCTGTTTCTCGGTCCCGTCACTGACAAAATCGGCTTTACGCTGTCGGTTATCGTCTTCTCAGCCCTGTCCGGTCTGCTCACCTTCGCTGCCATCGCAGTGGGTGAACCGGGGGCGTTCCTGTTCGCGGCGGCGGGCATCGGCATTGCGCCGATTTATCCCACGGTCATGGCGCTGATCGCGCAGCGCTACCGTAAGGGCGGCGACACCGCCATTACGTTTATTGTCACTCTGATGGGCGTGTCCAGCGTCATCGGCAATTATGTGATCGGCGCGATCATAACCGGCATCAAGAACATTGTCACCTCAAGCCATGGTGCAGAGAGCGGCCTGCTGCTCGGACTTCAGGCGGGCTATGTGTTCATCGGCCTGTGCGCCCTGCTCTGCTCCCTGTCCGCCGTGCCGCTGTACCGGTATTTGAAGAAGCGGGGGGAGCTGCTGTAG
- a CDS encoding AI-2E family transporter: MESLKRFFTDLTFRRFGILLLVCLLLYGIRDMLNLVLLTFLIAYIMNSFQVLLSKRIGKYIRVNSKVIIIILYLIMISTLVLALVHYLPKIFVQVKQLTNFLTSLTPENIPQNEIAQYLFSTVKDLNYEKYMQSGLNYITTIGNWGTTFVLAIILSFVFILEKNRIVAFTSRMKQSKIAWFYNELEFFGNKFTLSFGKVIEAQILIALFNTAFTVVGLTILGFPYLFALGVMIFLLSLIPVAGFLLSLIPLCIIGYNIGGLMMVIYVLAMIAVLHFVEGYFLNPKLMSSKMNLPMFYTFIVLLFSEHYLGVWGLILGIPIFVFVLDILEIRRTKPEGDLPVERLENQR, from the coding sequence ATGGAATCTTTAAAGCGCTTTTTTACGGATTTGACGTTCCGCAGGTTTGGAATTTTGCTGTTGGTATGCTTGCTGCTGTACGGAATCAGGGATATGCTCAACCTGGTGCTGCTGACCTTTCTGATCGCTTACATCATGAACAGCTTTCAGGTGCTGCTGTCGAAGAGGATCGGCAAATACATACGGGTCAACAGCAAGGTCATCATCATCATCCTCTATCTGATCATGATTTCCACGCTGGTGCTTGCGCTGGTTCACTACTTGCCCAAAATATTTGTCCAGGTCAAACAGCTGACCAACTTCCTCACTTCGTTAACCCCGGAAAATATTCCGCAGAACGAGATTGCCCAATATTTATTTAGTACCGTCAAGGATCTGAATTATGAAAAATACATGCAGAGCGGCCTGAATTATATTACGACGATCGGCAACTGGGGCACTACGTTCGTCCTGGCCATTATTCTCAGCTTCGTCTTCATTCTGGAGAAGAACCGGATTGTCGCGTTCACGTCGCGGATGAAGCAGAGCAAGATTGCCTGGTTCTATAATGAACTGGAGTTTTTCGGCAACAAGTTTACTTTGTCTTTCGGTAAAGTCATCGAGGCGCAGATTTTGATCGCGCTGTTCAATACCGCTTTTACGGTCGTCGGGCTGACGATTCTCGGGTTCCCGTATCTGTTCGCGCTTGGAGTTATGATCTTCCTGCTCAGTCTCATTCCGGTGGCGGGCTTTCTCCTCTCGCTGATTCCGCTCTGTATCATCGGCTACAACATCGGCGGGCTGATGATGGTGATTTACGTGCTGGCGATGATCGCCGTGCTGCATTTCGTCGAAGGCTACTTCCTGAATCCGAAGCTGATGTCTTCAAAAATGAATCTGCCGATGTTCTATACGTTCATTGTGCTGCTGTTCTCCGAGCATTATCTCGGTGTATGGGGACTGATCCTGGGCATTCCGATCTTTGTATTCGTGCTGGATATTCTGGAGATCCGGCGGACAAAGCCCGAAGGTGACCTTCCGGTCGAACGGTTGGAGAACCAGCGGTAA
- a CDS encoding extracellular solute-binding protein translates to MATRKLLKTCAVALSATLALSLAACGNANNNNAASGSNTGTGTASSGGNKKVTITFQNIYPDPATPSYKMLHELIAQYEQDHPNVHIELDTLNTDQQKVKLKTQAASKEVPDITIVNPAAQMKPFVDAGLLAPLNDVIDQNGLKDTYQSGLLDYYSFDGNVYALPDGNNIEVVFYNKDLFQQAGISDTPKTFEEMLQDVKTLKSKGITPIAIGEKDSWTGSFLFMNMLLRTNGGPGFLKDVVDGKKTFSDPAFIQAVDRFQDLVQAGAFPDGATSIDATAGGNIFKSGKAAMWVIGSWETGAIDASSVAGKVGAFQFPTVDGKGDPNEFMLAPGSAFAVSANSEHLQETKDFLNFFTLNLPKKQFDLKNAVGLGQKVDGDLKSAGYSDLAISIANLFNEVKGGDLAFDNTMNPATAQVHLSSIQNLFVQKVDSAQVAKEHQSAYEANK, encoded by the coding sequence ATGGCTACAAGAAAGCTGTTAAAAACGTGCGCTGTCGCTCTATCCGCCACACTGGCGCTAAGCCTGGCGGCATGCGGAAATGCGAACAACAACAACGCGGCTTCAGGCAGCAATACGGGCACCGGCACCGCCAGCAGCGGCGGCAACAAGAAGGTGACGATCACTTTTCAAAATATTTACCCCGACCCGGCGACGCCTTCCTACAAGATGCTGCATGAGCTAATAGCCCAGTACGAACAGGATCACCCGAACGTTCATATCGAGCTGGACACGCTTAACACCGATCAGCAGAAGGTGAAGCTAAAGACGCAGGCGGCTTCCAAGGAAGTGCCGGATATTACAATCGTCAACCCTGCCGCGCAGATGAAGCCGTTCGTTGATGCCGGGCTGCTGGCTCCGCTGAATGACGTGATCGATCAGAACGGGCTGAAGGATACGTACCAATCCGGGCTGCTCGACTATTACAGCTTTGACGGGAATGTCTATGCTCTTCCGGACGGCAATAACATTGAGGTTGTGTTCTACAACAAGGATCTGTTCCAGCAGGCTGGCATAAGTGATACGCCGAAGACATTCGAAGAGATGCTCCAGGATGTGAAGACGCTGAAATCGAAAGGCATCACTCCGATAGCCATCGGGGAAAAAGACTCCTGGACCGGCTCGTTCCTCTTCATGAATATGCTGCTCCGTACGAACGGCGGCCCCGGCTTCCTGAAAGATGTGGTTGACGGCAAAAAAACATTTAGCGATCCCGCCTTTATCCAAGCGGTGGACCGCTTCCAGGATCTCGTTCAAGCCGGCGCATTCCCGGACGGCGCAACCTCCATCGATGCCACAGCTGGCGGCAACATCTTCAAGTCCGGCAAAGCGGCCATGTGGGTGATCGGTTCCTGGGAGACGGGAGCAATTGACGCTTCTTCGGTAGCGGGTAAAGTAGGGGCGTTCCAGTTCCCGACCGTTGACGGCAAAGGCGACCCGAACGAGTTCATGCTGGCGCCAGGAAGCGCCTTTGCGGTATCCGCGAACAGCGAGCATTTGCAGGAAACAAAGGATTTTCTGAACTTTTTCACGCTAAACCTGCCGAAGAAGCAGTTTGATCTGAAAAATGCGGTTGGATTAGGCCAAAAGGTGGACGGCGATCTGAAATCCGCAGGCTATTCCGATCTGGCGATCTCCATCGCAAATCTGTTCAATGAGGTCAAAGGCGGCGACCTTGCGTTCGACAACACGATGAACCCGGCGACGGCGCAGGTGCATCTCAGCAGCATTCAAAATCTGTTCGTACAAAAAGTGGATTCCGCTCAGGTTGCCAAGGAGCATCAATCCGCATACGAAGCCAATAAATAA
- a CDS encoding carbohydrate ABC transporter permease yields the protein MKVLKVPARTIAVFVLPCLLLYIGLVFVPILVSFYTGLLRWDGITDSTFIGLDNFRNMFVNDTVFWPAVRHTLLYAVASMLEIPVCLWMAILLSRYVRKGNTLVSIYFTPVILSVVIIGQLWKTIYNPASMGGMLNGVLIAFGLDSWTHSWLTEPKIAMYSLYFVSLWQYFGYHLLIQYTGVQNIPDEIYEAAKIDGAEGFKADRYITLPLIVSIFKVSIVLAFIGSLQAFELVVVMTGGGPAHATDVISTHMYNSSFLSLKYGYGSAIAAFLVILCLICTVIINTVFNRLEKKFS from the coding sequence ATGAAAGTTCTGAAGGTGCCCGCGCGCACAATAGCCGTGTTCGTGCTGCCTTGTCTGCTGCTGTATATAGGTCTTGTATTTGTTCCGATCCTCGTCTCGTTCTATACCGGCCTGCTTCGGTGGGATGGCATTACCGATTCGACATTTATCGGGCTTGATAATTTCCGGAATATGTTTGTTAACGATACCGTGTTCTGGCCAGCGGTCAGGCATACGCTCCTGTACGCGGTGGCGTCGATGCTGGAAATTCCAGTGTGCCTGTGGATGGCGATTCTGCTGAGCCGCTACGTGAGAAAGGGCAATACGCTCGTTTCGATCTATTTTACGCCGGTCATCCTGTCGGTCGTTATTATCGGGCAGCTGTGGAAGACGATTTATAACCCGGCCTCCATGGGCGGCATGCTGAACGGCGTGCTGATCGCATTCGGGCTGGACAGTTGGACGCACAGCTGGCTGACCGAACCCAAAATCGCCATGTACAGCCTGTACTTCGTATCGCTCTGGCAGTACTTCGGCTATCATCTGCTGATCCAATATACCGGGGTGCAGAATATTCCCGACGAAATCTACGAGGCGGCCAAAATCGACGGGGCGGAAGGCTTCAAGGCGGACCGCTACATCACCCTGCCGCTGATCGTGTCGATATTTAAAGTGTCGATTGTGCTGGCGTTTATCGGCTCTCTGCAGGCTTTCGAGCTGGTGGTGGTCATGACCGGCGGAGGCCCGGCGCACGCGACCGACGTGATCTCCACGCATATGTACAACAGTTCGTTCCTGTCGCTGAAATACGGATACGGCAGCGCCATTGCCGCTTTTTTAGTCATCCTGTGTCTCATCTGTACGGTCATTATCAATACGGTCTTTAACCGGCTAGAGAAAAAATTCAGCTAA
- a CDS encoding carbohydrate ABC transporter permease: MRKFKKRFVYLLFAIPVVTQLYPLVWLLFYSLKTNEEITDGKFFSLPKTPQWHNYKEAFEAGNYLKYLSNSIIVTGVTMVCVIVLSSMVAYAISRFRWRYGSVVMTIFLMGMMIPMQATLLPLMIIFKNLHILNTHLSLILPYIAFSTPISVFILSGFMKSIPYEIEESAFIDGASVYRIFRSVIMPVSIPPMMTVCILTFISIWNEYILAATFISSERLKTLPFGVFTFVSQYSVNYGDIGAFLIMGALPVILIYFFLSNQITKGMVAGAVKG; the protein is encoded by the coding sequence ATGCGGAAATTCAAAAAACGGTTCGTGTATCTTCTTTTCGCCATCCCGGTCGTTACCCAGCTCTATCCGCTGGTGTGGCTGCTGTTCTATTCGCTGAAGACGAACGAAGAAATTACAGACGGCAAATTTTTCTCGCTGCCGAAGACGCCGCAATGGCATAACTACAAAGAGGCTTTCGAGGCCGGAAATTATTTAAAATATTTGTCGAACAGCATCATTGTCACCGGCGTGACGATGGTCTGCGTCATTGTGCTCAGCTCGATGGTCGCTTACGCGATTTCGCGTTTCCGCTGGCGGTACGGGAGTGTGGTTATGACTATCTTTTTAATGGGAATGATGATTCCGATGCAGGCAACGCTGCTGCCGCTAATGATTATTTTCAAAAATCTGCATATTCTCAACACCCACCTGTCGCTGATCCTGCCGTACATCGCCTTCTCTACGCCGATCTCTGTCTTTATCTTAAGCGGGTTCATGAAGAGCATCCCTTATGAGATCGAAGAATCTGCGTTCATCGACGGGGCGAGTGTATACCGGATTTTTCGCAGCGTCATTATGCCGGTCTCCATCCCGCCGATGATGACGGTATGCATCCTGACGTTCATTTCGATCTGGAACGAGTACATCCTGGCCGCAACCTTCATCTCATCCGAGAGACTGAAGACATTGCCCTTCGGTGTGTTCACCTTCGTCAGCCAGTATTCGGTCAACTACGGGGATATCGGCGCTTTTCTGATCATGGGCGCGCTGCCGGTCATCCTGATTTATTTCTTCCTCTCCAATCAAATAACGAAAGGAATGGTGGCGGGGGCGGTGAAAGGCTGA
- a CDS encoding sensor histidine kinase — protein sequence MRGGFHSIHHRLFVLFLFCMSGILLVVSLLYYNRATVQMHEKISSLSQKNAAQTAGLFSLLYQGYDSLSKSLSNNFEMIRLLNEQSSEPAVAYINEQTITNMIGAIFYSRNDLVGIHVITDKGKIYNYGNSMNVVDPNYRNEDWYRQVQISSGKMVWLGVYRHSLIDQVEDSPVFAFGRLIYDLNEHKPIGIVLFEMNPQTVLSALDNLKLGQHSRVYLMSQEGRVISSSDGDPPALDDLTFLRDSGDVALKQDSDRLVTASRLSFSGLWVVSVTPDRDLNVELLQMRRYLIIVITILILVSTLIASIVSRTFSSPIKKLIREMKMVEIGNFRGMLSVASYQEINILVASFNRMVNRIEELIERVKVSSVSEKNAELHALQSQVNPHFLYNTLDMIYWMLDEKGNDQLGELVLSLSSMFRYSSQWEDGAAVTLREELEQIGHYLTIISIRLEGRLQIITEFDERWLGIRLPKMTLQPVIENAVKYGLEPLDRQGVLKVYTREESGALRIIVEDNGRGMKAEELERLQRSLNQESPREAGKGGIGLQNLHSRLRHMFGEGYGLEIQSFSGEGTRVAIVLPLPQKGETGHEYTDSR from the coding sequence ATGCGGGGCGGCTTTCATTCCATACACCATCGGCTGTTCGTGCTGTTTCTTTTTTGCATGTCGGGGATTCTGCTTGTCGTCAGCCTGCTGTACTATAACCGGGCCACTGTCCAGATGCATGAGAAAATCAGCAGTTTGTCCCAGAAAAACGCCGCCCAGACGGCCGGCCTCTTCAGCTTGCTGTACCAGGGCTACGACAGCCTCTCCAAGTCGCTCAGCAATAATTTTGAGATGATCCGCCTGCTGAATGAACAGAGCAGCGAGCCTGCGGTAGCCTACATCAATGAGCAGACGATTACGAATATGATTGGCGCTATTTTTTATTCGCGTAACGACCTGGTGGGCATCCATGTCATCACGGACAAGGGCAAAATCTACAATTACGGTAACTCCATGAACGTGGTGGACCCGAATTACCGGAATGAGGACTGGTACCGGCAGGTGCAGATTTCTTCGGGCAAAATGGTCTGGCTCGGCGTGTACCGCCATTCGCTGATCGACCAGGTGGAGGACAGTCCGGTGTTCGCTTTCGGCCGGCTGATCTATGATCTCAACGAGCATAAGCCGATCGGCATCGTGCTGTTCGAGATGAATCCGCAGACCGTGCTGAGCGCGCTGGACAATCTAAAGCTGGGGCAGCACAGCCGGGTGTACCTGATGTCGCAGGAGGGGCGCGTCATTTCGTCATCGGACGGAGACCCGCCCGCACTGGATGATTTGACTTTCTTAAGGGATTCTGGGGATGTCGCCCTGAAGCAGGATTCGGACCGGCTCGTCACCGCGTCCAGACTCTCGTTCTCCGGCCTGTGGGTGGTCAGCGTTACCCCGGACCGCGATTTGAACGTGGAGCTGCTGCAGATGCGGCGTTACCTGATTATCGTGATTACGATCCTCATCCTGGTATCGACTCTCATCGCCTCCATTGTATCCCGGACCTTTTCCTCGCCGATTAAGAAGCTCATCCGTGAGATGAAGATGGTGGAAATCGGGAATTTTCGGGGCATGCTGAGCGTAGCCTCTTATCAGGAAATCAACATCCTCGTCGCCTCGTTCAACCGGATGGTGAACCGGATCGAGGAGCTGATCGAGCGGGTGAAGGTTTCGTCCGTCAGTGAGAAGAATGCTGAGCTTCATGCCCTCCAGTCCCAGGTGAATCCCCACTTTTTGTACAACACGCTGGATATGATCTATTGGATGCTGGATGAAAAAGGAAATGACCAGCTCGGTGAGCTTGTGCTCTCGCTGTCCTCCATGTTCCGGTACAGCAGTCAGTGGGAGGACGGGGCGGCGGTTACGCTCCGCGAGGAGCTGGAGCAGATCGGGCACTATTTAACCATTATTTCAATCCGGCTGGAAGGCCGGCTGCAAATCATCACGGAGTTTGACGAGCGGTGGCTGGGCATCCGGCTGCCGAAGATGACGCTGCAGCCGGTCATCGAGAATGCCGTGAAATACGGACTTGAGCCGCTTGACCGCCAGGGTGTGCTGAAGGTGTACACCAGGGAAGAGAGCGGCGCGCTGCGCATCATCGTGGAAGACAACGGCAGGGGCATGAAGGCGGAAGAACTGGAGCGTCTGCAGCGATCGCTGAATCAGGAAAGCCCGAGGGAGGCCGGCAAAGGAGGAATCGGGCTGCAGAATCTGCACAGCCGGCTGCGGCATATGTTCGGGGAAGGATACGGGCTGGAGATTCAGAGCTTTTCCGGAGAGGGAACCCGGGTCGCCATTGTGCTGCCGCTTCCGCAGAAAGGAGAGACTGGCCATGAATATACTGATAGCCGATGA
- a CDS encoding response regulator yields the protein MNILIADDERAIREGIGRTIGQLCPEDRVDVAASTEEAIRIMEERRIDIVLTDILMPGMNGLEFMKISKRKYPYVKWVVISAHSEFSYAQEAVRLGARDYLLKPIGKNRLQELIHGLAEEIRKDSELSKESERLKANLRFLREGVFRRLASGLDIGNLDIRPFIEDYHHFYLTMVRMEAGDRGMRLEHFIVENVLSELIERHGRGFVVSYDKQTLLGLITLKEGAGMDEFQEDVKRHLNHVLKVPFQMIHSGLTSDFGAVPQVVTRMREAFASQAFEFEPLKRSGEKAIDVALQYIKEHYCEDLSLEKMASVVFLNPAYFSQLFKLKTGLGYKEYVTSLRLEQAKLLLLNTQLKLTEIAERVGYQDMRHFTQMFRKRFQITPTEYRQQQNIPATRG from the coding sequence ATGAATATACTGATAGCCGATGATGAACGCGCGATCCGGGAAGGAATTGGGCGGACGATCGGACAGCTGTGCCCGGAGGACCGCGTCGATGTGGCGGCTTCCACGGAAGAAGCCATCCGCATCATGGAGGAGCGCCGGATCGATATCGTGCTGACCGATATTCTGATGCCCGGAATGAATGGTCTGGAGTTCATGAAGATTTCCAAACGCAAGTATCCATATGTAAAATGGGTCGTGATTTCGGCGCACAGCGAATTTTCCTACGCGCAGGAGGCGGTACGGCTCGGGGCGAGAGATTACCTGCTGAAGCCGATCGGCAAGAACCGGCTGCAGGAGCTGATACACGGACTCGCTGAGGAAATCCGAAAGGACAGCGAACTTTCAAAAGAAAGCGAGCGGCTCAAAGCCAATCTGAGATTTTTGCGGGAAGGCGTATTCCGGAGGCTCGCGTCGGGCCTGGATATCGGCAATCTGGACATCAGGCCTTTTATCGAGGACTATCACCACTTTTATCTGACTATGGTACGGATGGAGGCCGGAGATCGGGGCATGCGCCTGGAGCATTTTATTGTGGAGAATGTGCTCTCCGAGCTGATTGAACGGCATGGCCGCGGATTCGTCGTCAGTTACGACAAGCAGACTCTGCTGGGCCTGATCACCCTGAAGGAAGGAGCCGGAATGGATGAATTCCAGGAGGATGTGAAGCGCCATCTGAATCATGTGCTTAAGGTTCCGTTCCAGATGATTCATTCGGGACTCACCTCCGACTTTGGCGCCGTTCCGCAGGTGGTTACGAGGATGAGAGAGGCTTTTGCCTCGCAGGCTTTTGAATTTGAACCCCTGAAGCGAAGCGGCGAGAAGGCTATCGACGTTGCCTTGCAGTATATCAAGGAGCATTACTGCGAAGACCTGTCTCTGGAAAAAATGGCGTCCGTCGTGTTCCTGAACCCGGCGTATTTCAGCCAGCTGTTCAAGCTGAAGACGGGCCTGGGCTACAAGGAATATGTCACCTCGCTGCGGCTGGAGCAGGCAAAGCTGCTGCTGCTCAACACGCAACTGAAGCTGACGGAGATCGCCGAGCGCGTGGGCTATCAGGATATGCGGCATTTTACCCAAATGTTTCGCAAGCGCTTCCAGATTACCCCGACCGAATACCGCCAGCAGCAGAATATTCCCGCCACTCGGGGGTAA